The Budorcas taxicolor isolate Tak-1 chromosome 18, Takin1.1, whole genome shotgun sequence genome window below encodes:
- the LYPD3 gene encoding ly6/PLAUR domain-containing protein 3 translates to MDPARRAGSWAAIWTIGWLLLLSLLLPERAKALECYSCVQNADDGCSPQKMKTVKCAPGVEVCTEAVGAVETIHGQFSVAVRGCGSGIPGKNDRGLDLYGILAFIQLQQCPQDRCNAKLNLTSRALNPAGNESAYQPNGVECYSCVGLSRKECQGRAPPVVSCYNASDHFYKGCFDGNVTLTAANVTVSLPVRGCVQDEFCTRDSATGPGFTLSGSCCQGSRCNSDLRNKTYFSPQFPPLILLPPPRSTTLAPTKSVSTSTSAPSSTVTTKATPVPTTTRSTSKPITPARTNQTSPQEVGHETFQEEEASLAGGASGHQDRRNMGQYPVKYVTPSKGSAAPWAGWVTLLLAVAAGALL, encoded by the exons ATGGACCCCGCCAGGAGAGCAGGCTCCTGGGCAGCGATCTGGACTATTGGCTGGCTGCTCCTGCTGTCGCTGCTGCTTCCAGAAA GAGCGAAGGCCCTGGAGTGTTACAGCTGCGTGCAGAACGCAGATGACGGGTGCTCGCCGCAGAAGATGAAGACGGTGAAGTGTGCACCAGGCGTGGAAGTCTGCACAGAAGCTGTGGGGGCCGTGGAGACTA TCCACGGGCAATTCTCGGTGGCAGTGCGGGGCTGCGGTTCGGGAATCCCCGGCAAGAATGACCGCGGACTGGACCTTTACGGGATTCTGGCCTTCATCCAGCTGCAGCAGTGTCCCCAGGACCGCTGCAACGCGAAACTCAACCTCACCTCGCGAGCGCTCAACCCCGCAG GCAATGAGAGTGCCTACCAGCCCAACGGCGTCGAGTGCTACAGCTGCGTGGGACTGAGCCGCAAGGAGTGCCAGGGCAGGGCGCCTCCCGTCGTGAGCTGCTACAACGCCAGCGACCATTTCTACAAGGGCTGTTTCGACGGCAATGTCACCTTGACAGCAG CCAATGTGACCGTGTCCTTGCCTGTCCGGGGCTGCGTCCAAGACGAGTTCTGCACCCGGGATTCGGCGACAGGCCCAGGGTTCACGCTCAGCGGCTCCTGCTGCCAGGGGTCCCGCTGTAACTCAGACCTCCGCAACAAGACCTACTTCTCCCCTCAATTCCCACCTCTCATCTTGCTGCCCCCACCTCGGTCCACCACCCTGGCCCCAACCAAATCTGTCAGTACTTCCACCTCAGCCCCATCCTCCACCGTCACCACCAAAGCTACCCCAGTCCCCACCACCACCCGGTCCACCTCCAAACCCATCACCCCAGCTCGGACCAACCAGACGTCTCCGCAAGAGGTGGGGCATGAGACCTTCCAGGAAGAGGAAGCTAGCTTGGCTGGAGGTGCTAGTGGCCACCAGGACCGCAGAAATATGGGGCAGTACCCCGTAAAATATGTGACCCCTAGTAAAGGCTCTGCAGCTCCTTGGGCGGGATGGGTGACTCTTCTGTTGGCTGTGGCTGCTGGTGCCCTACTATGA